The following are encoded together in the Bos taurus isolate L1 Dominette 01449 registration number 42190680 breed Hereford chromosome 10, ARS-UCD2.0, whole genome shotgun sequence genome:
- the RNASE10 gene encoding inactive ribonuclease-like protein 10: protein MKLTLVQIFFMMLLLLLGLGVGLGVGLQMAAAVLEESDQLLDEFLSSDSQDKAEATKEGLASRSTETLLVSNKEVVQPEDTIISEDEVGGDRMLRAEVLLHSNKDYLRSDVMDRECNALMALKVKSKDHTCIPQYIFIHEELDAVKAVCKSPAVACDLKGGKCHKSPRPFDLTFCKLSKSGQVIPHCNYVTFILEKYILMSCSDMKVQITS from the coding sequence ATGAAGCTGACTCTGGTGCAGATCTTTTTCatgatgttgctgctgcttctgggcCTAGGGGTGGGCCTGGGTGTGGGACTCCAGATGGCCGCAGCCGTCCTGGAGGAAAGTGATCAGCTACTGGATGAGTTTCTGTCCAGTGACTCACAGGACAAAGCTGAGGCTACTAAGGAGGGACTGGCCAGCCGAAGCACAGAAACCCTGCTGGTTAGCAACAAAGAAGTGGTGCAACCAGAAGACACCATCATCAGTGAAGATGAAGTTGGAGGAGACAGGATGCTCAGAGCTGAGGTTCTtttacacagcaacaaagactatCTTAGATCTgacgtgatggacagggaatgcAATGCCCTGATGGCACTGAAGGTGAAGTCAAAAGACCACACTTGCATACCCCAGTACATATTTATCCATGAGGAACTAGATGCAGTCAAAGCTGTCTGTAAGAGTCCTGCTGTTGCCTGTGATCTCAAGGGAGGCAAATGCCACAAAAGCCCCCGTCCTTTTGATTTGACATTCTGCAAGCTATCCAAATCAGGCCAAGTGATTCCTCACTGTAATTATGTAACTTTCATTCTTGAAAAGTACATTCTTATGTCCTGTAGTGACATGAAAGTCCAGATAACATCATGA